In a single window of the Papaver somniferum cultivar HN1 chromosome 8, ASM357369v1, whole genome shotgun sequence genome:
- the LOC113301556 gene encoding plant UBX domain-containing protein 1-like, with amino-acid sequence MCAFYGLAEATGASFTKDQRLKNCEMDANERAKLAAVAERLGREVRVFDRMTTTMSEKASVDDTKVPGDDFYEFTAEDYYRTLSSKKDGLFTTLLRNMTIELL; translated from the exons ATGTGTGCGTTCTATGGGTTAGCTGAAGCCACCGGTGCAAGTTTCACCAAGGACCAAAG GCTTAAAAATTGTGAAATGGATGCTAATGAAAGG GCCAAGCTTGCTGCTGTAGCAGAAAGACTTGGAAGGGAAGTTCGTGTGTTTGATAGAATGACTACTACTATGTCAGAGAAAGCATCTGTGGATGATACGA AGGTGCCAGGCGATGACTTCTACGAGTTCACTGCAGAAGACTACTATCGAACTTTGTCTTCCAAGAAGGATGGTTTATTCACTACTCTTTTACGAAACATGACGATTGAACTTTTGTAG